TCACGGTCTTGCCCTTGCCGCGCACCCCCTGTGCCACTGAGCACAAGGGGGCCGCCTGGGCAAATGGTTCGCCTCCGGAAAGGGTCACTCCCGCAAGCAAAGGATTTTCGTCAAACTGCTTGAGCGCCTCTTCCACTGTAAAGAGAAAGCCGCCCTCAAAGCTGTGCGTCTGCGGATTGTGGCACCCCTTGCAGCGGTGCGGGCAACCCTGAGTAAACAAAACGTATCGCAACCCCGGGCCGTCCACTATGGATTCATCCACAATGCCGGACAGGCGCATGGGTTGCGAAGACGCCTCATTAGGCATGCTTGACCCGGTCATGTTCCTCAGCGCGCTTGGCATTGTTAAAGCGATCCAGCGTACCCACAAGGTAGCCGGTGATGCGGCGGGTACGTTCAAAGGTCATGCCCTGGCCCACCAGCTTCTGCGCGGGCTTCACTTCGTCAAACAAACGCGATTTCATCAACATAGACTTTCTCCTTGCACGTAATAAATAATAAGTATGGGGTTCAGGCAGGCCGCCGGAGCGGCCGCCACAACAGCAAGCAACATGAATTTTTCGTTTTGAGAATTTGCACTCTCAAATTTTTTACCACCGCGCCGCACCGGCATTCCAGCTGCGGGCGCTCACCCGCGCAGGCGACTGCGCGGTTCCAGGGCGAACAGCCCTAGCTCCATTGGGGAATATGGGGATACTTTTTGCGCAGTTCGTCAAGAAGTTCGGCGCTGACGCCCTCGCCTTCCTTGCGGCCGCACCGTGGGCAGCAGTCATTGATCACGCCCACATATCCGCACAGGGGGTCACGATCAAGCGGATGGTTGACCGAGCCGTAGCCCACGCCATGGTCGTGCATGAAACGGATAATGCGCTCAAAGGCTTCAGGATTTTTGCAGGTATCGCCATCAAGCTCCACATAGGTGATATGGCCTGCGTTGGTCAGCTCATGGTATGGAGCCTCAATCTCGATTTTTTTAAATGCCTTGATATGGCAGTACACGGGCACATGGAAGGAATTGGTGTAGTAATCCCTGTCCGTAATACCGGGAATGCTGCCGAACTTGCCCTTGTCCAGAGAGACAAAGCGGCCGCTGAGGCTTTCCGCCGGGGTGGCGATGAGCGAGAAGTTCAGACCTGTCTTTTCCGACTCGTCATCGCAGCGCTTGCGCATATGGCCGATGATTTCAAGGCCGAGCTTCTGTGATTCTTCACTTTCGCCATGGTGCTTGCCGAGCAGGGACATGAGGGCTTCAGCCAGGCCGATGAAGCCCATGCTGAGCGTACCGTGCTTCAGTACCTCTTCAATGCTGTCGTCCCAGCCCAGCTTTTCGGAGTCAAGCCAGATGCCCTCGCCCATGAGGAAGGGATAGTTGCGCACCTTTTTGGAGCTCTGGATTTTGAGCCTGTGCATAAGCTGCCGAAAAACAAGATCAATCCTGTCGTCCAGCAGAGCAAAGAACTTTTGGACATCGCCTTGGGCCTCAAGGCCCAGCCGGGGCAGATTGATCGAGGTAAAGCTCAGGTTGCCGCGTCCGCAGGTCACCTGCCTGTCCTTGTCATAGACGTTGCCGAGAACCCTTGTGCGGCAGCCCATATAGGCCACTTCGCTGTTGTAGTCGCCCGGCTTGTAGTACTGCAGGTTGAACGGAGCATCCAGAAAACTGAAGTTCGGGAACAGCCGCATGGCTGAAACATCAATGGCCAATTGAAAAAGGTCGTAGTTGGGATCTTCTTTATTGTAATTGACCCCGGACTTCACCTTGAAAATCTGCACGGGAAAGATGGATGTTTCCCCGTTGCCGAGGCCCGCCTTGGTGGCCTTGAGCAGGTTTTTCGTCACCATGCGCCCTTCGGCGGAGGTGTCAGTGCCATAGTTGATGGAACTGAAAGGCACCTGGGCTCCTGCGCGCGAGTTCATGGTGTTCAGGTTGTGGATAAGAGCTTCCATGGCCTGATAGGTGCGCCGCTCGGTATATTTCAGGGCTTCTTCAGCGGCATAGGCATGGGCTTCGCCCATCATGGCCTTCTGGTCCGCTGCGACGACCTGATCAAGCTTGCGGCCAAATTCTTCCATATTGCCAAGGCGCGGGCACAGATCAACGCTGGCCAGCAGTTTTTCGGTAAAAGCCGCCGCGTCCTGGGCTTTCATATGCATGGCAATACGTACAAAGGAGCTAAAGGCCCTTTCGTATTCCTTGCGATACGTTTTAATGACGCCTTCGCTCATGGCAAAGTCAAAATGCGGCACACTCTGACCGCCGTGCATTTCATTCTGGTTGGCCTGGATGGCTATGCAGGCCAGAGCCGAATAGCTTTCAATGGCGTTGGGTTCGCGCAGATAGCCGTGCCCGGTGGAAAACCCGTTTTTAAACAGCGGGATAAGGTCTATCTGGCAGCACGTTTCCGTGAGCATGTAGAAATCTTTGTCATGAATATGGATGTCGCCATTGATGTGCGCGGCCGAGGCATCCTTGGGCAGAATGTAGTTGTCGATAAAGTACTTGGAACCCTCGGATCCGTACTTGAGCATGGTGCCCATGGCGGTATCGCCGTCAATATTGGCGTTCTCGCGCTTGATGTCTTCGTGAAGGGCCGGGGAATAAGTAAGTTTTTTATAGATATCCATGAGATACGATTCCGCATTACGGATTTTCGTATGCTCGGCGCGGTACAGTATGTATGCCTTGGCCGTCTTGGCGTAGTCGTACTGGATCAGCGTTTCTTCAACAAGATCCTGAATTTCTTCAACGTGCTTGAGGCTGCGGGCATCCAGTTTTTTGCACACTTTTTCGGTGACAAACAAAAGGTCTGTAGGGGACATATCCTCACCGCCAACGGCCTGATTGGCCTTGGTAATGGCGTTGAGAATCTTGACAGAATCAAAAGGCACTGCCGTGCCATCGCGCTTAGTGATGCTGGCGGGCATGGAGGAAGACTCCCATAACAACTGTGAAAACAACTGTGAAAAAAGTTCGTTCGCAAAACGAACGAAGGGGACACCAGTAACGTATGGGGCGGTAAAGTAAACCCAGGGGCAAGCCTGTAGCCGGGAACAGGTCGTTCCCGCAAAGGATTGGCCGGCAAAGGCCCCGTGCCGACAATCCATAGTATGACTGTTAGGGATTATACCCGACAGCCGTTGGGGTATTGTTGAAAGCAGGTCTTCCGGCTTGCCGACCACCTTTCGGCCTTCCCAGGGCATTGCCCCAGTGGCGCATGAAGAAAGGCGGCGTTTGTGCGGCTTACGGCGGCGGGTCCGCTCCCGTTTTTCACGGGATTCTCTATTAAGCCCATAGGGCGCTTTCAATGTCTAGAAAATCTCAAAAGAACTGCATCATGTCAATTGGGGCAAGCAAAAAAGGCTTCCTAGTCTCGTGGGAACAGTGCAGTTTTTAATGATAAATTTTATTATAAAGCGTCCACTCAAACCCAAAAAAAGGCCGCAAAAAAGTGCTGGGCGCGAGCTATACCCTGCCCGAAAATACACTGCCGGAACCGCCATTGAAAGTTCCGCAGCCTTTTATATGGTTGGCTGATTACTCCCTAGGTGCGAGCAACAATCTAGCGCACTGCCCTGACGATTTCAAGGCTGATCAAACCCTTGGCAACTGCGGCTTTGCAGATACGGCCTCTGGAAAACCGCACCATTTGCCATTATTGCCGGGGCATATTTTTTCAATAAATATTACCAAAAAGCGGCAAGGCAACGCACAAAATTTAATTAATTAAGCTAATTATGCGTAAATAACTGGTAAAATGATCTTACTCCAGCCGTGTAACATCGGTCTGCCGCACGTATCGGAGATGGCCGGGCTTTCCGCCCATGCCTTGCCCGCCGATATGCGCTGTGCAGCGCGGCTGGCAATCAGGCGTCCCCCCTCCCATGCCTTGCCCGCCGATTTGCCTGCCCCGCGTGGAGAAACCCGCATGCCTTGCCAAAACGAAACAACTGCGCGTTTCCAGGAGGCTCTTTAATCAGTGCTTCCCAAATACCCTTTTCCACCATACCAACATGCAATAAGAGTTTTGGGGGGTGGGGGCGTGGGGGAGGAGACCCTTTTGCAAAAGGGTCCCTCCCCCACAAAAAAACTTCAAACGGTCGCTCTTAGCCATCAGACAAAAAACCTCCGGCCTGGGGCCGGAGGTTTTTTGTCAGTGTGCGTGTCAGGGTTCGCGTGTACGCTCAACCCTGCAGGGGATGCTGTCAGGGCAAGAGCACAAGGTTGTAGGCATTGGCCTCGTCCAGATACTTTTTCGCCACTGCCTGCACCTGGGCCGGAGTCAGCTTTGCGGCCTTTTCTATGAGCTGCCGCTCAAAATCATAGGGCCGCCCCAGCAAGGCGTCGCTGGCGGCATCCGCCGCCCGGGATCCAAGGCTCTGCCGGTCACGGTAGTACGCGCCCAGCAGCCGGTTGGCCCCGGCTTCCAGCAGCGTGGCGGGCAAAGGCTTTTCCCTGATGTCGCCAATTATCTTGGCAAAGCCTTTTTGGGCCTGCTCCACCTTGTCCGGTGTGGTGCCAATATAAAAAGCCATCATACCCGCTTCGGGCATGCTGCGGTAAAACGCCGTCACCGTGTAGCCAAGCCCTTCCACATCACGCAACTGGCTGAACAGCAGCCCGCTCTGGCCCGAAAGGACAGACTGGAGCAGCATGAGGGCAGGCGCGTCCTCATGAGTCGGCGGCACGGCCTTGAATGTCTGCAGCACGTGGGCCTGGTTACGGCCGGGCAAATGCAGATCAAGCTTTTTGTCCTGCCCCCATACTGGAGCGCCGGGCGCGGCAATGTGCGTTTTGGGCACGGGCAGGGAACGTGCAAAGGCCAGCACAGCTTCGCGGTCAAAATCGCCAGAGACGGAAAGAACCCACGGCTGTCCCAGCTGTTCCTGCCAGAACGCGCGTACTTCCTTGCCTGTCAGACGATCCAGAATTTCCGTGCTGCCGAGGCCGTCATAACCGTAGGGCTGCCCCCCCGGGAAAAGAAAGCCGTTGAGCCGGGAAAACAGGTATGCCGTGGGCCTGTCGGCACGTTGCCGGATGGCGGCCTTCATGCTGTCGGCCTCACGGCGTATTTCTTTTTCTTCAAAGCGCGGGCTACGCAGCACTTCTGTCAGCATGGAAAAATAGTCCGCATTGAAGCGCGCCGGGCCGGTGACGGACAGGGTGAAGCTTTGCAGTCCGGCGCTGGCGTCGATGGCTGCCGCGCGGTCAGCAAAAAACCGTTCCATTGCCTGGGCATCCAGCTTGCCGCTGCCCGTTGTCAGGGCGCGGGCAGTGAGACCGGCGAGCCCTTGCTGGTTGGGCTTGAGGAGGGCGTTTCCGCCGGGCAACATCATATCCATGGCCACATAGGGCACGGTTGCGTCAGGTAAGAGAATAAGGGTGCGGCCTTCGCCCAGTTGCACCACTTCGCGCTCGCCCGCCTTCATGGCGCGGGCCTTTTGCGCATGGTCGCCATCGGTTCCTGGCCAGTTTTGCTGCAATATGGCCTCAAGGTCAGGCAGCTTGGCGCCCTCTGGGGCCAACACGCGCACTCGGGCCTGCCGGGGATTGATCCACTGCTGCAGCGCTTGCGCCAACTGGGCCGTATCCACATTGCGCTGGGCAAAACGCAGGTTCATTTCGGCCTGTTCGCCGCCCAGTTCAAACTGCACGGTGCCCAGCCACGAAGCGAGGCCGTTAAGCGTTTCACCGGCGCGGTCCATGTTGTCTTCAAGGTTGAACCTGGCGCGCGCGATGGCTTCTGGCTTGAAGCTTTCAGCCTTGAGCGTCGCCATATCCCTGGTCAATTCACGCCAGAAAGGTTCCACCTTTTCCACATCAAGCTGCGCGCTCAGGTACACAAGCCCGGCCCGCGCCAGACTCATGTTGCCCATGCCGATGCTGTCCACCATCTGCTTTTCATACTTGAACTTGCGGTACAGCTCTGAAGTGCCGTCGCCGCCCAAAAGATAGCAAAGCACGTCAAGATCGACAGACCGCAGGTCGCGCAGTCCGGGCGCGGGAAAGGCCATTCCCATATACACCTTGTTCCAGGGGCCGTGGACAACCTCCACGCGGGGGCCGCCCGAAGCATCGGCCAGGCTTATGGGCTGTGTTTCGGCAAGTTCGCCGCTGTTGGTCAGCCCGCCAAAAAGTTTCTGACTGTAGGCCAGCACGGCTTCCGGCTCAATATCGCCCGCCACAAGGAGCAGCATGTTCTGCGGCTGATACCAGTGCCGCACATAGGCGCGCAGGTCGTCCGCCGTTATGGCGCGGATGGTGTCCTTGAAACCGATGATGGGGCGACCGTAAACCGTGTTCTGCAGAGCCGACGTTTGCAGGCTTTCAAACAGCCTGCTCATGGGTGAATCCTGATCGCGCTCCAGTTCGGAAACGACCACCTCTTTTTCCGATTCCAGTTCCTTGGGATCAAGGGAGGGCTGGAAGGCCATTTCCTTGACCACGTCCATGCCTGTGCGCCAGTGCGCGGCGGGCATGTCGGTCATGTACCAGGTCTTGTCAAAGCTGGTCGCAGCGTTGAGGTAACCGCCAAGGGCCTCCACATCGCGGGCAACCTGGCCTTTGGGCCTGTGCTCGGTTCCCTTGAAAACCATATGCTCCAGCATATGGCTTATGCCCGCCTGCTCCGGCTTTTCATTGGCTGATCCGGTGCGGACATAAAGGCGCGTGGCCACCAGAGGGAAACGCGCATCCTTGACAATATAGACTGTAAGCCCGTTGGGCAGGCGTGTGAGCATGCGGTCGTCCTTGCGAACCGCCTCGCCACTGGCCGCCTGGGCCGTTGATGACAGAACCAGCACGAGAGCCAGAACCACCAATGAGAAAAAGCGCCGCATGAAACCTCCTGCGCTGCGGCCGCAGCCGCTTGTTGATGTCAGGCTTTTCAGCATCATGCTGCCCATTGTGGGCGGCATGAAGGAACAACCTTGCAGGGATGAAAAAAAACGGGACTTCACAGCCCCGTTTTTTATACTAGTTCTCAACGCGCCATGAAGCAAGCGCCAAGGTCCTCACGCGCGTATCAGGCCATCGGCTCGTTTCTGGAAGGACGGTACTATACCCCTCCACGCTGCCAGGCCAACCGGCCACTGGGGCCTGTTGCACCCGCCGTAAAAGCCCACGCCAACACGTACCGGGCCAACCACATTCCGTTGCGATGAGTATTTACAAAGGCCTGCGGCGAGCAAAGACGCATTGGGGTGGTTGTTACATGACGTGATACTCGGAAGGCGCTGCCCGCCCCTCACACAAAAATATCTTTGAACCACAAAAAGTTACAATAAAAGTTTTAGGGGGTGGGGGCGTGGGGGAGGAGACCCTTTTACAAAAGGGTCCCTCCCCCACAAAGTATTTCTGCTTCACAAAAAGACCCTCCCCCACTAAGCATTTCAAAATAAAACCGCGCTAGCGACTGGCAGCCTGAAGTTTGGGCAGGGTATTGGCCCCGTGGGGCAGCAGAGTCGCGCGCATATCAATGCCGCCGTTAAGTTTTTTTGCCAGCGCAAGGGCTTCGTCCAGGGTTGTGACAGTGTGGATCTTTGTTTTGGCAAAATCCGCCGAAGCCATGGAGCAGACCATGATGAGATTGTGCTTTTCCGCCGATTCCGCGAACAGAAAACCCACATAGCTGCCGATGGAAAAATTCTCGCGCAGGTCTTTTTCGCGCGCCTCCATAGTGTCAAAATCGCGAATCTGGCGCTCGGTATCCGGGCTGCCGAAACCTTCGGTGCAGGCTGACAGGATGATGATGGTGCCGCCCTCACTCACCACCGCAAGGGCGTTGGCCAGGGTTTTGATGGTCTGGTAAAAATTGATGTCCTTGGGTGCGCCGCCAGCGCTGGCAATGACCAGAGGCGTGCGCTCGGCCACATTGACGCCGTCGATGGCGTCAACCAGGGCGCAGGCCTCGCGGTGGGCCTGCACCATGTCGCCAGCCACGGCCTTGATGATGTTGTAATTGTCGTCCACCACCACGTTGAGCAGAAAACTGGGCTTGGCCAGCAGCGCGGCTTCTTCAAGATCAGTATGGAAAATATTGCTGTTTTCCATATTGGCGCTGCGCACGGCGGCATTGGAGCCGCTGCCAAAGCCCTTGTTCAGGGCCAGATTGTGGTGCCTCTGGATGGTCTCATAACTGGCTATGCCGGGCAGCAGGTATTTGGGGCCGCCGCCGTATCCGGCCAGAAAGTGGTACACCACGCCGCCAGTCAGAATGATATGGTCGCATTCCATAGCAATGCGGTTGAACCATACCTCGGTGCCATGGCTGGTGACGCCAGCCTTGACCATATCCGCCGATTCCCTGCATTTGTGGTCAACAACGCCAATGCGGTTGTAAATATCCTCGGACACAATGGCGATGTGTTCCTCACGTGACATGGGACGGTGCGAGCCTGTGGCCGTGAGGATGCGGATGTCCGCATCACGGATGCCGCACTTGTTCAGGCGGGCCACCACGGCAGGAACGTAGACATTGGGCGACTGCCACAAACGCGTGGAATCAGGCACGATAATGCATACGGTCTGACCGGGTTTGAGCATTTCTTCAAGCCTGGGTGAACCAATGGGGTTGTCCAGAGCATCGTTAATATGCTCCAGCGCGCTCTTTTTAGGCAGCGCAACTGCATTGGAATGCAGTTCAGCCGCTATAAGGCCGTTGCCAAGCTCCACTAAAAATTCCCTGTCGCCATATTTCATGTAATGCTGTGCCATGAGTCGTGTCCTGTTAGTTGCTGTACGCAAATACAGCGCGTGGCTTGTTCGGGATGATTCTGCCATCACGCAGTTCGCTCTGGAATTGTTATGCCTCATGCAGAGTTTTGTGAAGCGGCAAAAGTCCGGTTCCGGCGGCATCAGCGCTACGCAAACAGCGCGTTACCCGTCATCACAAGGCCCGCGCAGGCCAGCATGATATCAATAAGAAGCCGAAAGGTCGCTTCAGACAGGCCAAGCACAAAGCGTTTACCCAGAAAAGTACCCACCGCCAGCGCCGCCCCCACCGCAAGGCCATTGCCCAGTACGGACAGAGGCAACCCACCCACAGCCCCAAAAGCCAGAGCCTTGGCAAGGTACACGGCTATGGAGGCGGCCGCCTCAGTGGCAAGCAGCGCGCCCTTTACCAGCCCGAATCCGGCAAAAATGGGCACGGTCAGCGGTCCTGTGGAATACACAACTCCCGTGAGATAGCCCACAATGCCCCCCGCCAACGCCACTTGCCAAGGCCCCAGGCGCATACCGTGCGTACGGCTGGCCCGCCGCAACCCGATGAGTGCAAAAAAGAAAAGGCCGATGCACAGGTTGGAAATGTCCGCAGGCATAATCCAAAGCGTACGCACACCCAGCACCGCAGCAGGCACGGCCGTCAGCGAATAACAGGCAAAGGCCTTGAGGTTTATCTGGCGTCGCCAGGCGACCACCCTCGAGGCATTGCCCACAATTGAAGCAACGGCCATGATGGGGATGGCAGCCTTGGGGCCAAAGGCCAGACTCAGTATTGGCAGCAAAATTATGGATGAACCAGTGCCCACAACCCCGCTCACGGCTCCGGCCGCAATGCCGCATAAGGCAATGAGCGTGTATATCACGGCCGACCCCAGGTTCTGCGCAAGATTAGAGGGACGTAGCCTGCCCCATCCGGTGCAGATAACCTCCGGGATGGCGCGGTGTCAGGAAGCTCGGCTCCAAAAATTCCCGCGTCAAATCTGGAAACTTTTTGAGCTAAACTGAAAGACCATAAAGGTTTTTGTGAGGGGAGCGGGAGGAGCCCTTTTGCAAAAGGCTCCTCCACAAAACATTTCAAGGTGCGTTGTTCTAGCCGCCGAGGTAGGCGTCCTTGACCTTGGGGTTTTCCAGCAGTTCCTTGCCCGGCCCTTCCAGTACCACCCGGCCCACTTCAAGAATGTAGGCATAGTGCGCTACGGAAAGTGCCGCATAGGCATTCTGTTCGACCAAAAGCACGGTTTTGCCATCAGCATTGATGCGCTTGATGATTTGAAAAATCTCGCGCACCAGTAGAGGAGCCAGGCCAAGAGACGGCTCGTCAAGCATCAGCAGGTCAGGACGGCTCATGAGCGCCCGCCCCACTGCCAGCATCTGCTGTTCGCCGCCGGAAAGGGTGCCGCCCTTCTGCCAGCTGCGTTCTTTAAGCCGGGGAAAGAGCGTGTACACCCACTCGATGTCGTCCGCGATTTCCTTGCGGTCGCTGCGGGAGTACGCGCCGAGCATCAGGTTTTCCTCCACCGTCAAATGCGGCAGGATGCGCCGCCCTTCGGGTGAGAGCGAGATACCCCGCCGTACCATATCTTCGGGCTTGAGGCCCATAAGGGACGCCGGGGCTTCGCCTTCGTGCCTGGTGAGCAGAATCTCGCCGGTCACGTTTTTGTTCAGCCCTGCGATGGAACGGATAATACTGCTCTTGCCCGCGCCGTTGGCTCCGATGAGCGTCACTATACTGCCGCGCGGAATCTTGAGGCTCACACCCTGCACGGCCTGAATGCCGCCATAGCGCACATGAAGGTCACGAATTTCAAGCATACTGCACCATATCCATTATATCTCCAACCCGTGTGGCAATTTTTGCGCCGCACATCAGAACATGCCGCCCGCGCCCATGTCCTCGCCAAGATAGGCGCGAACCACCACCGGATTGTTGCGAATTTCATCCGGGCCGCCTTCAGCGATAAGGGCACCGTATTCCATAACCCAGATATACTGGCACACGCCCATGACAACCTTCATGTCGTGCTCGATAAGCAGAATGGTCAGGTCAAATTCGTCACGAATATGACCAATAAAGTGCATGAGATCGAGGCTTTCCTGGGGGTTCATGCCTGCGGCGGGTTCGTCCAGCAGCAAAAGGCGTGGTTGGGTGGCCAGGGCTCGCGCTATTTCAAGACGGCGTTGCGCGCCGTAGGGCAGGCTGCCCGCAAGATCATCAAGGTGCGCGCCAAGGTTGACCCTTTCGGCCAGTTGACGGCTTTTTTCCCTGATTTCAGCTTCTTCGCGGTAAAAGGACGGCAGTCCCAGAGGGGCCATCCACCAGGGGCAATGCCGCCGCACGTGGCAGCCGACCATGATGTTTTCGAGCACGGTCATATGCTGGGAGAGACGGATATTCTGGAAGGTACGGGCCATGCCGCGCCGACAGATATCATAGGGCTTCAATCCCTTGATGCTCTGTCCGTCAAGGATGACTTCACCTTCCTGGGGTGTGTAAAAACCGCTCAGCACGTTGAACGCGGTGGTTTTTCCCGCGCCGTTGGGGCCGATGATTCCCGCAATGCCCCCCTTGGGCAGGGCCAGAGAAAGCTCGCTCACCGCAGTGACGCCGCCAAAACGCATGGTCATGCCCTTGGCGATCAGCAGCGCTCCTTCATAATGAGGGGGACGGGGCAGATGGAATTCGCTCATGCCTTTTGCCTCCTCAAAAATGCGCCTATGCGCTTCCAGGTCAATTCCCTTGTGCCCATGATGCCTTCCCGCCTGAACAGAATGATGCCCAGCAACACAAGCGAAAAGACCACCATGCGCATGCCGGGGATGCCCGGTATTTCAAACAGGCCAAAGATGTCTATGGGTTCTTCAATGGCGCGTAGCCATTCCAGAAGAATGGTGATGATTGTCGCGCCAAGGAGGCTGCCCGTCAGCGAGCCGAGGCCGCCAGCAACCACGAACATGAGCACGTTGAATGTCAGCAGAAAGTTGAACATCTTGGGGTCAATGGTGGAAAGATGGCTGCCCAGAAGCGCCCCGCCCACTCCGGCAAAAAACGCGCCGATGCAGAACGAAAGCACCTTGTTCCAGAACACGTTGATACCCATGACGCTGGCGGCGATTTCATTGTCGCGTATACAGCGCAGTACGTTGCCGTAATTGCTGAAAACAAGCCGCACCAGCACAATGAGCGTGAGGAGCATCCATCCGTAGCACACCAACAGCGTGGCATGCGAGGGTATGCCCTTGATGCCCAGGGAGCCGTTGGTGACGGGGGTGGCGTTGACGATGAGCACCCGGATGATCTCGGCAAAGCCAAGCGTGGCAATGCCGAGGTAGTCATCCCCAAGCCGCAGCACGGGGACGGCGATAAAAAAGGCAAATATGGTGGCGACCACTCCGCCGGCCAGCACCGACGCCCAGAAGGGCGTGAACAGCTCGGAGAAGGGCCAGATTATGGGTTCAAGAATCCACATCATTTCCTTTTGTTCCGGCGGCAGAATGCACAAAGCCGAAACATAGGCCCCCACGGCAATGAAACCGGCATGCCCAAGGGAGAAAAGACCTGTGAACCCATAGATGAGGTTGAGCGAAAGCGCCAGAATGGCATTGATGAAAATGAGCTTGGCGATGTAAATCTGGTAGTCGCCAAGAAAAAATTCCGCCTGCCATACCGCACAGCCCACCAGGGCCATGGCCAGTATGCTCAAGATCGTGCTGCTGTTCAGGCGCATCAGATTTTCTCCTCCGTGCGATCGCCTAGCAGGCCCGTGGGCTTGTAAAAGAGCACAAGCACAAGCAGCACAAAGGCAAAGGCGTCACGGTACCCAGAAAGCTCCGGCATGAAAGCCACGGTCATGATTTCCACAAAGCCCAGGGCCACGCCGCCGATAACCGCCCCCTGGATGGAGCCGATGCCCCCGAAAACGGCGGCTATAAAGGCTTTGAGGCCGGGCATGATGCCCATGTAGGGATGCACCTGGGGATACCGCAAGGCCCACATGATGCCCGAAGCAGCAGCCAGCGCCGAGCCGATGCAGAATGTCAGGGCAATGATGTTGTCCACCTTGACCCCGAGCAGACGCGTGGTTTCGATGTCCTTTGATATGGCGCGCATGGCCAGGCCCGGCTTGGTGCGGTAGACCACATACAGCAGAATGCCCACAAGCACGATGGTCATACAGGGCACAAACGCGGTGAGCGGCAGGATGCGCAAACCGCCGATCAGCCATTCAGACACGAGCCAGTCGGGTTGCAGCACGGGACGCGGTTGGCCGGTAAAAATCACCACAGCCAGGCTTTCGATAAAAAAGGACACGGCAATGGCGCTGATAAGCGCAGAAATTCGTGGTGCGTCACGCAGGGGCCGATAGGCCACCCTTTCAATGATGACACCCAGCAGGCTTGCACCTGCAACGGAAACCACAGCGGCCACAGCCCAGGGCCAGCCGAAGGCAAAGGTGCCAAAAAACACAAAATAGGCGCCAACCATCAGAATGTCGCCGTGGGCAAAGTTAATAAGTCGTAAAATGCCGTATACCATGGTGTAGCCGATGGCTATCAACGCATAGAGCGATCCCAGGGTAAGGGCGTTGAAACAATGCTGCAAAAACATGTCAAGGCTCATGTAGCCACCTCGGCAGCCGTTCACGGTAGCGGCGGATCAAAGGCCGCAAAGCCCCCTCCGCGGACGGCAGCAAAAAAGAGGAAAAGCGCCCCGCAGCGTTTGCGCTGCGGGGCCGAAAAAAACAACCAGCTTACTTGGGCGTCACTTCACCCACGTAAACGCGCTTGCCATCTTTGTATTCAATGATGCCCACGGGCATTTCAGCGTCGTGGGTGGCATTGATGGAAAGCAGGCCGAGAGCGGTGGGCAGATCCTTGGTTTCGGCCAGAGCCTTGGCAATGGCCTGGGGCTCGGCAGACTTGGCGCG
Above is a genomic segment from Desulfovibrio sp. containing:
- the larA gene encoding nickel-dependent lactate racemase → MAQHYMKYGDREFLVELGNGLIAAELHSNAVALPKKSALEHINDALDNPIGSPRLEEMLKPGQTVCIIVPDSTRLWQSPNVYVPAVVARLNKCGIRDADIRILTATGSHRPMSREEHIAIVSEDIYNRIGVVDHKCRESADMVKAGVTSHGTEVWFNRIAMECDHIILTGGVVYHFLAGYGGGPKYLLPGIASYETIQRHHNLALNKGFGSGSNAAVRSANMENSNIFHTDLEEAALLAKPSFLLNVVVDDNYNIIKAVAGDMVQAHREACALVDAIDGVNVAERTPLVIASAGGAPKDINFYQTIKTLANALAVVSEGGTIIILSACTEGFGSPDTERQIRDFDTMEAREKDLRENFSIGSYVGFLFAESAEKHNLIMVCSMASADFAKTKIHTVTTLDEALALAKKLNGGIDMRATLLPHGANTLPKLQAASR
- a CDS encoding sulfite exporter TauE/SafE family protein — translated: MIYTLIALCGIAAGAVSGVVGTGSSIILLPILSLAFGPKAAIPIMAVASIVGNASRVVAWRRQINLKAFACYSLTAVPAAVLGVRTLWIMPADISNLCIGLFFFALIGLRRASRTHGMRLGPWQVALAGGIVGYLTGVVYSTGPLTVPIFAGFGLVKGALLATEAAASIAVYLAKALAFGAVGGLPLSVLGNGLAVGAALAVGTFLGKRFVLGLSEATFRLLIDIMLACAGLVMTGNALFA
- a CDS encoding branched-chain amino acid ABC transporter permease, whose amino-acid sequence is MSLDMFLQHCFNALTLGSLYALIAIGYTMVYGILRLINFAHGDILMVGAYFVFFGTFAFGWPWAVAAVVSVAGASLLGVIIERVAYRPLRDAPRISALISAIAVSFFIESLAVVIFTGQPRPVLQPDWLVSEWLIGGLRILPLTAFVPCMTIVLVGILLYVVYRTKPGLAMRAISKDIETTRLLGVKVDNIIALTFCIGSALAAASGIMWALRYPQVHPYMGIMPGLKAFIAAVFGGIGSIQGAVIGGVALGFVEIMTVAFMPELSGYRDAFAFVLLVLVLFYKPTGLLGDRTEEKI
- a CDS encoding ABC transporter ATP-binding protein: MLEIRDLHVRYGGIQAVQGVSLKIPRGSIVTLIGANGAGKSSIIRSIAGLNKNVTGEILLTRHEGEAPASLMGLKPEDMVRRGISLSPEGRRILPHLTVEENLMLGAYSRSDRKEIADDIEWVYTLFPRLKERSWQKGGTLSGGEQQMLAVGRALMSRPDLLMLDEPSLGLAPLLVREIFQIIKRINADGKTVLLVEQNAYAALSVAHYAYILEVGRVVLEGPGKELLENPKVKDAYLGG
- a CDS encoding ABC transporter ATP-binding protein is translated as MSEFHLPRPPHYEGALLIAKGMTMRFGGVTAVSELSLALPKGGIAGIIGPNGAGKTTAFNVLSGFYTPQEGEVILDGQSIKGLKPYDICRRGMARTFQNIRLSQHMTVLENIMVGCHVRRHCPWWMAPLGLPSFYREEAEIREKSRQLAERVNLGAHLDDLAGSLPYGAQRRLEIARALATQPRLLLLDEPAAGMNPQESLDLMHFIGHIRDEFDLTILLIEHDMKVVMGVCQYIWVMEYGALIAEGGPDEIRNNPVVVRAYLGEDMGAGGMF
- a CDS encoding branched-chain amino acid ABC transporter permease, with translation MRLNSSTILSILAMALVGCAVWQAEFFLGDYQIYIAKLIFINAILALSLNLIYGFTGLFSLGHAGFIAVGAYVSALCILPPEQKEMMWILEPIIWPFSELFTPFWASVLAGGVVATIFAFFIAVPVLRLGDDYLGIATLGFAEIIRVLIVNATPVTNGSLGIKGIPSHATLLVCYGWMLLTLIVLVRLVFSNYGNVLRCIRDNEIAASVMGINVFWNKVLSFCIGAFFAGVGGALLGSHLSTIDPKMFNFLLTFNVLMFVVAGGLGSLTGSLLGATIITILLEWLRAIEEPIDIFGLFEIPGIPGMRMVVFSLVLLGIILFRREGIMGTRELTWKRIGAFLRRQKA